GCTCGACTACGACGTGCTGTCGGCGTTGGTCCAGGTGGCGGCCGGACCGTCCAGTCTGGCCACCACGATTCGGCTGATGGCCGGCCAGGAGCTGGTCACCGAAGGTTTCAAGGAGGGCCAGGTCGGCTCGTCCGCCATGCCGCACAAGATGAACACCCGCTCCTGCGAACGAGTGAACGGACTGGCCGTGCTGCTGCGCGGGTACGCGTCCATGGCCGGCGAACTGGCCGGCAATCAGTGGAACGAGGGTGACGTCTCCTGCTCGGTGGTCCGCCGAATCGCGCTCCCGGATGCCTGCTACGCCCTGGACGGGCTGTTCGAGACCTTCCTCACGGTGCTGGCCGAGTTCGGGGCTTTCCCGGCGGTGATCGAGGCCGAGCTGCAGCGCTTCCTGCCGTTCCTGACCACCACCAAGGTGCTGATGGCCGCCGTCCGCAACGGCGTCGGACGTGAGGTTGCCCACGAGGTGATCAAGGAGCACGCCGTGGCAGTGGCCCTGGGGATGCGGGCCGGCGGCGGCAATGATCTGATCGACCGGCTGGCTGCCGACTCGCGGCTGGGGCTCAGCCGCGACCTGCTGGACGCCGCGCTGGCCGATCCGCTGAGCCTGACCGGCTCAGCCGGTGACCAGGTGGATCAGCTGGCCGCCCGAGTGGACGAGTTGGCCAGGGCGTATCCGGCCGCTGCGAAGTACGTTCCGGGCGCCGTGCTGTGAGCCACCCGCCCGGGCCGCCGGCTGAGCCGCGCGTGCTCGGGCTCGGCCGTGCTCAGGTGCTGCCACTGCTCGGAGTCGGACTGGTCTCGGGCTTCTTCGCCGGGCTGTTCGGGATCGGCGGCGGGCTGGTGATCGTCCCGGCCCTGGTCGTGCTGCTGCGGATCGAGCAGAAGCTGGCCGCGGGCACGTCCCTGCTGGCCATCCTGCCGGCGGCCAGCATTGCGGCGGCGTCCTATGCGCTGGAAGGCAGCATCGACTGGCCGGTCGCCGGGCTGCTGGCCATCGGCGCGATCGTCGGTGCCCAGGTCGGTGCACGGCTGCTGCAGAGGATCCCGCGCCGGGCGCTGCAGTGGATCTTCGTCGGCTTCGTGACGGTAATGATCGTCCAGCTGATGTTCGTGATTCCGGATCGGGGTGCCGACCCGGGCATCGATGTGGCTCGTGGGGTCGGCTTGATCGTCCTCGGGCTGGTGGCCGGACTGCTCTCGGCGATCCTCGGCATTGGTGGCGGCGGCGTGGTGGTCCCGGTGCTGATGGTGTGGTTCGGCCTGGGTGACCTGGCCGCCAAGGGTGCCTCGCTGGTGATGATGCTGCCGGGGGTGATCTCGGGCCTGGTCGCCAACTGGAGGCTGAAGAACGTGGCCGTCCGGGCCGGCCTGGTGGTCGGCGCATCGTCCCTGGTCAGCAGCCCGTTGGGCGCCTGGGTGGCGCACCTGATTCCGGCCCAGGCCGGGGCTTGGCTGTTTGCCGCCTTCCTGGCCTTCATCGGGGTCAGCATGCTGCGGGAGGCGCTGCGTCCCTCGCCCACCGTCTAGCTGCTTTACTGATCCGGTGTCCCGCGTCCGCAACCCGCTGCTCCGCTCGCTGCTAGACCTGCGCGGCAACGGTCGCGCCTGCGTCTACACCGAGCCCATGTGGGGCCTGTCGATGATGCTGGTCCTGCCGTACGCCGGGGTCTACATGCTGGCGCTGGGGATCAAGGACCAGGAGATCGGCCTGCTGGCCACTATCTCGATGCTCTCCCAGGTGGTCTTCGGGCTGCTCGGCGGCGTCATCACCGACAAGCTCGGACGCCGCTTCACCACGGCCGCCTTCGACCTGCTGGCCTGGTCGGTGCCGTGCCTGATCTGGGCATTCGCCCAGAACTTCTGGGCCTTCCTGATCGCCAGCCTGATCAACGGGGCCTGGCAGGTCACTCAGAACTCCTGGGACTGCCTGCTGGTCGAGGACGTCCCGCGCAGCGAGCTGACCAAGGTCTACTCGCTGGTGAAGGCGGCCGGGGAGTTCTCGGCGCTGTTCGCCCCGATTGCGGCGATCCTGGTGGCCCAGTTCGGGCTGGTTCCGGCCGTCCGGGTTCTCTACCTGAACGCCTTTGTGGTGATGACCGCCAAGGTGTTCATCCTCTACTACTGGTCGACCGAGACCGAGGTCGGCCGGACCCGGCAGGAGCAGACCCGTGGGGTCAGCCTGTGGCGATCGCTGCGTGAGTACCGCGGCGTGCTGGGCCTGATCATCCACTCGAAGGGGACGATCTTCTCGCTGGCCATCACTGCCGTGGTCGGAGCGGTGGTCCTGGTCAACGGCACGTTCTGGCAGATCGTGATCAACCAACGGCTCGGTGTGCCGGACCCGCTGTTGCCGTTCTTCCCGATGGTCCGCTCGATTCTATCGGTGATCTTCTTTTTCACCCTGATCCCACGGCTGACCGCCGGGCCGAACCTGCGCCGTCCGACTCTGATCGGCTTCGGCAGCTACCTGGTCGGGCAACTGGTGCTGGTGGCGATTCCGGTGCCGGGTGGCGCGGCCACGGCAACGACCTACTGGCTGTTGGCGCTCTGCCTGCTGGCCGATGCTTTCGGCGCGGCCATCTTGGCCATGTTGGCCGAGTCGCTGGTGGCCCTGCACGTCGACCGGGATGAGCGGTCGCGGGTGATGGCCATCCAGCGGACCGTGGTCATGCTGGCCACCGCCCCGTTCGGCTGGATCTCCGGCTGGCTGTCCGGGATGGACCGGAGCTGGCCGTTCCTGCTGACCAGTGCCCTGTTGGTGCTGGGGCTGATCCTCGCCGCCCGACGCTGGGTCACCACCCACGAAGAGGTCGGCGAGGCAGGCAGCCCGGCCTAGGCCTTCCTCACCAGGAGAGCGTCGATCACGACCGGGCTGGTCGAGGTGGTGGTGATCACGATCTTGCCGGTCGTGTTGGCAGCAAGGGCAGGCAGCGTCAGCAGCACCAGCTTCTGGGGGCTTCCGCTGGCCAGACTGAGCGTGCCGAGGAGCTTCGAACCGATCTTGACCGTCACCGATCCGTAGCCGGCCCCGGTCGTCACCAGAAGCGCCACCTGCTTGGTCACAGCCTTCTTGGAGGTCAGCTTGGCGCCGAGCTTAGTGGTGGTCATCACCGTCGAGGCGAAGCTTCCGGCCGACGTTGACTTGGTCCACTTACCCGAGGCGGTCAGCTTCCGCTCGTCCAGGGGCAGCGTGGTGCAGGTCTGCGGCGTCCAGCCCGACACTCGGCCGCTGGTGTCCCGTGCCCGAACCGAGAAGCAGTAGGAGTAGCCCTTGCTGCCACCGAAGGTCGCCGAGGTGGCCGTGGTCTTCGACTTCCAGGTGGACCAGCCGCCGAACTTCTTGTCCCAGGAGGCCTTGCGGACCCTCACGTCGTAGTTGGCTACTGCGGACGATCCGGCGGAGCCGCTC
The nucleotide sequence above comes from Propionicimonas paludicola. Encoded proteins:
- the purB gene encoding adenylosuccinate lyase — its product is MIPNVLATRYASEAMREIWSPEAKIKAERKLWLAVLKAQAELGVDFGGDDPSEVIADYQRVLGIVDLASIADRERVTRHDVKARIEEFNALAGREHIHKGMTSRDLTENIEQRQLLSSLELIRERIVTVAVALSRLAVQYRDLAMVGRSHNVAAQTTTLGKRFASALDELLVAYRRVDELIGRYPARGIKGPMGTAQDMLDLLDGDTLKLSELEARVAEHLGFATVLTATGQVYPRSLDYDVLSALVQVAAGPSSLATTIRLMAGQELVTEGFKEGQVGSSAMPHKMNTRSCERVNGLAVLLRGYASMAGELAGNQWNEGDVSCSVVRRIALPDACYALDGLFETFLTVLAEFGAFPAVIEAELQRFLPFLTTTKVLMAAVRNGVGREVAHEVIKEHAVAVALGMRAGGGNDLIDRLAADSRLGLSRDLLDAALADPLSLTGSAGDQVDQLAARVDELARAYPAAAKYVPGAVL
- a CDS encoding sulfite exporter TauE/SafE family protein, with protein sequence MSHPPGPPAEPRVLGLGRAQVLPLLGVGLVSGFFAGLFGIGGGLVIVPALVVLLRIEQKLAAGTSLLAILPAASIAAASYALEGSIDWPVAGLLAIGAIVGAQVGARLLQRIPRRALQWIFVGFVTVMIVQLMFVIPDRGADPGIDVARGVGLIVLGLVAGLLSAILGIGGGGVVVPVLMVWFGLGDLAAKGASLVMMLPGVISGLVANWRLKNVAVRAGLVVGASSLVSSPLGAWVAHLIPAQAGAWLFAAFLAFIGVSMLREALRPSPTV
- a CDS encoding MFS transporter; its protein translation is MSRVRNPLLRSLLDLRGNGRACVYTEPMWGLSMMLVLPYAGVYMLALGIKDQEIGLLATISMLSQVVFGLLGGVITDKLGRRFTTAAFDLLAWSVPCLIWAFAQNFWAFLIASLINGAWQVTQNSWDCLLVEDVPRSELTKVYSLVKAAGEFSALFAPIAAILVAQFGLVPAVRVLYLNAFVVMTAKVFILYYWSTETEVGRTRQEQTRGVSLWRSLREYRGVLGLIIHSKGTIFSLAITAVVGAVVLVNGTFWQIVINQRLGVPDPLLPFFPMVRSILSVIFFFTLIPRLTAGPNLRRPTLIGFGSYLVGQLVLVAIPVPGGAATATTYWLLALCLLADAFGAAILAMLAESLVALHVDRDERSRVMAIQRTVVMLATAPFGWISGWLSGMDRSWPFLLTSALLVLGLILAARRWVTTHEEVGEAGSPA